In Spinacia oleracea cultivar Varoflay chromosome 5, BTI_SOV_V1, whole genome shotgun sequence, a single window of DNA contains:
- the LOC110775652 gene encoding clathrin heavy chain 1 encodes MSSLDFSSGNWNPFVSSLSFLLSSAIRYFLPPFTWFFDFSFLFPNWIFFSLLQATSISSAACNDCCSNCNPSAQSVPVQSGKTPPLLQYIGTLLTRGKHNAFESLELSKLVVNQNKKNLLGNLLEDDKLECSEELGDLVKTVDTDLALKIYIKAKAIPKVVAAFAERREFDKILIYSKQADVDNNFTIDYGEFLAPMHLNKVRKDHYLFAAFSYFDKDGRSVES; translated from the exons ATGAGTAGTCTTGACTTTTCTAG TGGAAACTGGAACCCTTTcgtttcttctctctccttccttctTTCCTCTGCTATTCGTTATTTCCTTCCTCCTTTCACCTGGTTTTTCGATTTCTCCTTCCTCTTTCCGAATTggatctttttctctctcctccaagcGACTTCGATCTCTTCTGCTGCTTGCAACGATTGTTGTAGCAATTGCAATCCTTCTGCCCAG AGTGTTCCTGTTCAATCTGGGAAAACACCACCATTGTTGCAATACATTGGAACATTGCTAACCAGAGGAAAACACAATGCCTTTGAGTCACTTGAATTATCTAAACTGGTTGTAAATCAGAATAAAAAGAATCTATTAGGGAATTTGTTGGAAGATGACAAGCTTGAATGTAGTGAGGAGCTTGGAGATCTTGTGAAG ACAGTTGATACCGACCTTGCTCTCAAGATATACATCAAAGCTAAAGCGATTCCTAAAGTTGTAGCAGCATTTGCAGAGAGGAGAGAATTTGATAAGATTTTGATATATTCAAAGCAG GCGGATGTTGACAACAATTTTACAATAGATTATGGCGAGTTTTTGGCTCCAATGCATCTAAATAAAGTTCGGAAAGATCATTACCTATTCGCCGcattttcatattttgataAAGATGGGAGGAGCGTAGAAAGTTAA